Proteins encoded within one genomic window of Candidatus Hepatobacter penaei:
- the rpmA gene encoding 50S ribosomal protein L27, whose product MAQKKAGGSSKNGRDSKGRRLGVKTFGGTHVLPGWILIRQRGTKFYPGTGVGMGKDHTLFALTPGAVNFYKRRGRSFVAIEPLAS is encoded by the coding sequence ATGGCACAAAAGAAAGCAGGTGGAAGTTCAAAAAACGGTCGCGACTCGAAGGGTCGGCGTCTGGGCGTCAAAACCTTTGGTGGAACCCATGTGTTGCCGGGCTGGATCTTGATTCGTCAGCGTGGCACAAAGTTTTATCCCGGAACGGGCGTAGGGATGGGCAAAGACCACACCTTGTTTGCGCTTACGCCAGGGGCCGTGAATTTTTATAAACGGCGGGGCCGCTCTTTTGTGGCCATTGAGCCGCTGGCCTCATAA
- the rplU gene encoding 50S ribosomal protein L21, protein MSLVFAVVVTGGKQYRVSPGDVVSVEKLEADGAVVFDHVLMVNDGKNTHIGAPKVDGAEVKADVMENIRTDKVLVFKKKRRNNYRRLNGHRQSMTLVRVRDILLKGQSVNRSGNA, encoded by the coding sequence ATGAGCCTTGTGTTTGCTGTTGTTGTAACCGGAGGAAAGCAGTATCGCGTATCGCCTGGCGATGTGGTGTCTGTGGAAAAGTTAGAAGCCGATGGCGCTGTGGTGTTTGATCACGTGTTGATGGTGAATGATGGCAAGAACACACACATTGGCGCGCCCAAAGTGGATGGCGCTGAAGTGAAGGCTGATGTGATGGAAAACATTCGCACAGACAAGGTGCTGGTTTTTAAGAAAAAGCGCCGCAATAACTATCGTCGTCTCAACGGCCACCGTCAGTCTATGACGTTGGTGCGTGTGCGTGATATCCTTCTGAAAGGTCAATCTGTCAATCGTTCTGGCAATGCTTAG